The genomic interval GGCTCGGCCCTCCATCTGCTCGCTCGCCGCGAGCATCCGGAACACGCTCGACCCGGTCGCGGCCCGCCGTCGCTGCCGGCCCGCGGACCCTCTACGCTGCGTCGGCGCGTGCCGGGCTGCCGGGGGAGAGGCAGAGCGCCGTGCGGGGGCGGAGGCTGCGCGTGACCCGCGGAACCCAGGGACGCGCCGGCCGCGGCGGCTTCCCCGGGCTCCGGCTCCGGCGGCCGCGGCTCGCCGCCTTCGAACCGCGCGTCCGCCCGCTCTCGACCCCGCTTGCTCTCCCCCGGGCCCCTTGCCGTGAATCCCACCCCGACGCTCCACGACGTGGCCCGCTTGGCGGGGGTGAACGAGGCGACGGTGTCGCGGGCCTTCTCGCGGCGTGCGCCCGTCGCGGCCAAGACCCGCGAGCGGATCTTCGAGGCGGCCCGCCGCGTGGGCTACCGGCCGAGCATGGCGGCCCGGATGACGCGGACCGGCCGCAGCGGGCTCATCGGCGTCGTCCGGAGCCCCGTCGGGGGCCACTCGGTGGACCATCCGTCGTTCCTGCTGGGGCTCGGCGGCGAGCTGCACCGGCGGGGGCTCTGCCCCGTGGGCGACGTGCTGAGCGTGCCGGGGGACCCGGACATGGATCCCGCTGCGCCGGCCCCCGCGGTGCCCCGCATCATCCGGGAGCACCTCGCGGACGGCTTCCTCATCAACTACGCCTTCGGGATGCCCGAAGCCGCGGAGCGGCTGCTCAGCGGGTCGGGTGTGCCGGCGATCTGGATCAACCAGCTGCGGGAGCAGAACTGCGTGCGGCCCGACGACCGGGGAGCCGCGGCCGAGGCCACCGCCTACCTGCTCGGCCGCGGCTGCCGGGACATCGCTTACGTGGCCGCTCCCGCCTCCTCCTCCTCCGCGGGGGCGTCGCGGGCGGAGCACTTCAGCCGCGCGGCGCGGGAGCGGGGTTACCGCGACGCCATGTCCGCCGCCGGGGTCCCCGCCCGGGTGGAGGCGCTGCCCCCGCTGCCGCCCGCCGGCGCGTACGAGCGGCGGCTCGGCCACGTGCTCCGCAGCCACGTGGCGCTCCTGAGCCGGCGCGACCGGCCCGAGGCGGTGCTGTGCGAGGCCGACGGCCGCGTGATGCTCGCCGCGGCGAGCGAAGCCGGGCTCCGCGTGCCCGGGGAGCTCGCGGTCTTCGGCATCGACAACGACCCCGGCGGCGACGTGCGGATCGCGATGGACCGGCTGGTCGTGCCGTTCTGGGCCATGGGCCGGTCGGCCGTCGAGGAGGTCTGCGGCCTCATCGAGGAGCCCGACCGGCCGCGGCCGCCGGTGGTGCTGCCCTTCGAGTTCCACCGCGCCGGCACGGTCGCCTGAACCGGCTCGGCCCGGCCCGGCCCGGCCCGCTCCGGTCCGGTCGGGCCGACGCCGCGTGCGCGGTCGCGCCCGCGGCCGCCCAGCGAGCGGGGGGCGGGGAGGGGCACGGCCGGTGGCGAGCCGGCGCGGCACCCCGAATCTTGACGGCCGCAAACGCCGAGCTACCCTTGTGCATACGTTTGCAGTGCTTCTCGGGGCCCGGTTTCTACCCCGCTCGTCCCACCCCGCCGCCGCCATCTGCCGCGGCGGTTTTCGCCTTTTCGCCGCACCCCGGCGCTCTCCGCCCCTCTTCTCTTCTGAAGGTGATCTCGATGTCTGCTCGCTCTGACCGCCTCCCGCAGCGCTTCTCCGGGCCCCGTCACGCGGCGCGCCCCGCCGGCTTCACCCTGATCGAGCTGCTCGTGGTGATCTCGATCATCGCGCTTCTCATCGGGATCCTCCTGCCGGCCTTGGGCGCGGCGCGGGCCTCGGCCCGCAGCGCCCTGTGCAAGAGCAACCTGCGTCAGCAGGGCATCGGCTTCAACGCGTACGCGGCCGACTTCAAGGACTTCCTCCCGGTCGGCTCCTACGGGGTTCCCGGCACCGGCTGGACCGTCAGCATCTGGGACGTCTTCGTCGACGAGGGCTACATGGAGGGCCCGACCGAGACCGACTTCAACCCGACCGGCGCTCCCGGCACGTCGCTGCGGCCCGGGGTGGTCGGCACCGCCTTCTACTGCCCCGGCTCGGAAGACTCGGTGAGCAGCTCCGTCTCCATCAACGGCGTGCCCGGCTATGCGAACGGCAAGACCGACACACCGGCGCACGCGGTGGGGCGACGCACCTTCAACCGGGTGGGCAAGGCCGACCGCTTCATCGACTCCTGGTACCAGGTCAATGGCTCCTTCATCGACGCCCCCGGCAAAGTCCAGAGGATCCCCTGGTTCCCTCTCAACGCGTTCAGCAGGGACTACACGCCGGTCCACGCCCGGCTCTTCGACTTCGATGATCCCTCCGGCATGGCGGGCATCCTCGACGGCTACGCGGCTCACAACCTGAACACCGCGGCGGTGCCGACCAACCGGCACCCCGCCGGGGAGGCTGGCACCGTCCAGCTCGACGGCCACGTGGAGGCGATCCAAGCCGGCGTGAACCCGCAGACCATCAAAGACCGGACCACGAAGAACGTCTTCGTGGACAAGGCCGAGTCGCTGCAGATGCCGGTGCAGCTGCGGGTGGCAGAGACCTTCCCCTGATCCGCGCCCCGGCGGGGTCTTGAGCACCCGAGCCCGCAGCCCCGCGTCCGCCACGCCCTCACGAAACGCGGACCTCCACCACGCAGACCGACGCCGCGGGCAACTCGACGTCCACGGCGGCGCCGCCCTCGGCTTCGTGTGCCCGCGCGTCCAGCTCCCGCGTGCGGGCTTTGGTTCGGGCGTAGGGCTGCGACTCGTCTTCGTCGGGGAGCAGGGCGTGCAAGACCACCCCGCTCACGGAGCCGGGCTCCACACCGCGGAGCAGAAGGCGGACGGGCAGCGGCCGGCCGAAGCCGCGGTGGATGACGTGGACCAGCACGCGGCCGTCGTCGGCGGTGGCGACCACGTCGAGCGGGCCGATCTCCGGGCCGATCGCCTCGCCGTCGAGCGTCAGGTCCAGCCGGGCGGGAGCGGGGGGGTTCTCGATGCTCACCGCCCGCACGTGATCCCCGTGCAGCCCGGCGTAGAGCGAGGCCACCCGGCCGGTGGGGGTGAGGTACACGCCACCGGGTTCCTCGGGGTTCCCGCGGACCGAGCCGATCGTCCAGCGCTCGGCGAGCATCATCGACTGCGTCGCGAGCGTCACCTTCCCGGGCCCCTCGCCCGCGTGCCGCAGCAGGCCGTGCAGGTAGCCGGCGGAGCCGAGCGCCCGGGCGTGCGCGGTGACCGTGGGGTGGGGCTTGTCCCAGCCGCCCCAGCCGTTCCAGTTCCACTCGGTGCAGGCGACCTCGTAGCCGCCTCTCTTGGCGATCGCAAGAAAAGCCGGATCCAGCGAGCGTGACGCGCCGCTGGCGTCGATGCCGCGCGGGTGCCAGACGCCGAAGAGGTGCAGCGCCTCGGCCGGAAGGTCCGCGCCGGCGGTGGGCTCGCCGTTGAAGACGAAGTTCCCCTTGCCCCAGGGCCCGTAGTGGTGCCGGGTGATCCAGCGGAAACGCTCCCGCACCCGCGGGTCCAGCAGGATGGTCGCGTCCGCGACCTCATCGCGGAACTCGCCCTCCCCGACCAGCTCGATCGTCGGGTCCACCGCGAGCATGGCGTCGGCGATCGCGACCAGCGCATCGGCGATGCGCCCGGCCGCGGCTCGCTTCTCCGCGGGTGTCTTCCCGGCCCAGAAGTCGCCGTGGCGCTTGCCCTGCAGCTGGACGAACAGCTCGTTGCCGACCTGCCACCGCTGCACGCCCCAGGGCTCGAAGCGGCCGTTGGCCGCACGCAGCGCCGCCCACTTCTGCGTCTCGGGATCCATCCCCGGCTCCAGCGGCGCGTTCATGTAGGCCACCAGGCCCGCGGCCTGGGCCGCCGTCTCCGCGAGGCTCGACCCGTCGCCGCGTCGGCCCTCGGGGTCCTCGAGGCCCAGCGCGTCCACGACCGCCGGCGCGGCCTTCACCACGATCAGCGGCTCGGCCCCGAGCTCCCCGCAGAGCTCCAGGAACCGGTCGTAGGTGAAGCGGTTGGTCAGCGGCTCCTCGCCGCGGCTCTTCGAGCGCGGCTGCTCCGGGCGGCCGGGCATTTCGATGCGGTCGGTCCAGCGGAGGAAGGGCAGGTCGCTGCCGGCGGGGAAGCGGAGGATCGGCGCGTTCAACTCCCGCAGCTTCGCGACGACGGCGTCCGGCAGCTCGCCGGTCTCCTCGTCGGCGAAAGCTTCGGGCCCGCGCTCGCCCCAGCTGGCGATCTCCAGGAACTGCCCGAAGAGCAGCGGCGACAGCGGCGGCCCCGCCTCGGCCGCGACCCGGATGGCCGTGACGGGCTCGGCCCGCAGCGGGAGCGTCGCGGCGGCGAGCAGGAGGACGGCGAGCGGGAGGAGCTTCATGGGGAGGATGAGCCGCGGCGAGCGGGGCCGCCCGGCGGGCGGTTTCGGCGTCGAGCCCTCGGATCCACTTCCTGATCGTCGAGCCGTGGCCGTGGCCGTGGTCGCGCGGGCGGGCGTGGTGCCCGGTGGCTCCGTCCACCCGCGGCCGATCCGGGGGCCGAGGAGCCGCGGACCGCGGCGGATTTCCGCCGGAAACGTCGACGGTCCGCGGAGGGTACACATGGACGGCAAACGATTACATTCGAGGATCCGCACCCGTTTCCTGCTCATGCACCGTTTCCTCCTCGCAGCGTTCACCACCTCCGCCACCCCACTCCTCCTCCTGCTGACGCTGACGCTCGCCGGACCCGCCGCCGCGAGCGAGCCGCCCGAAGCGGTCGCCCGCCGGCCGGTGACACTGGACTTCCCGGTGGAGGAAACGAGCGAGACCGCCGCCGACAACCCCTTCCTGAACCGCCGCTTGCAAGTGCGGTTCGAGAAGGACGGCGAGGCGTTCAGCGTCCCGGGCTTCTACGCCGCCGACGGCGACGCGGCCGAGACCGACGCCGACGCCGGCGGCGTCTACCGCGTTCGCTTCACCCCGCCAGCGCCGGGGACCTGGCGCTACGAGGTCGCCTTTCGGCGGGGGCCGGGGGTCGCCATCGACGACGACCCGCGGGTGGGCGAGCCGGTCGCCCCGCACGACGGGACGGCCGGCACGCTCGCGGTCGCGCCCGCGCCCGCGGACGCCACCGGCTTCGCCGCCTCCGGCGGGCTGATCCACCCGCCGGGCCATTACGTCCACACCCGCGACGGCGGGCCGGTGCTGCTCTTCGGGCCCAACTCCCCGGAAAACTTCCTCGCCTACGAAGATTTCGACGGCACGTCCTCGCACAACCCCGAGCGGCAGCTGGTCAAGAGCTGGGGCCCGCACGTGCGGGACTGGAACGAGGGCGACCCGACCTGGCGCGACGGGCTCGGCAAGGGCATCCTGGGCGCCCTCAACTACATCGCCGGCCAGGGCATGAACGTCGTCTACGTGATGACGCTCACGCTCGAGGGCGACGCCTCGGACGTGTGGCCGTTCATCGGCCCGGAGAAGGGCGACTTCACCCGCTTCGACGTGAGCAAGCTGGACCAGTGGGAGATCGTCTTCGCCCACGCCGAGCGCCTCGGCGTCGCGCTGGAGCTGATC from Phycisphaera mikurensis NBRC 102666 carries:
- a CDS encoding LacI family DNA-binding transcriptional regulator, whose translation is MNPTPTLHDVARLAGVNEATVSRAFSRRAPVAAKTRERIFEAARRVGYRPSMAARMTRTGRSGLIGVVRSPVGGHSVDHPSFLLGLGGELHRRGLCPVGDVLSVPGDPDMDPAAPAPAVPRIIREHLADGFLINYAFGMPEAAERLLSGSGVPAIWINQLREQNCVRPDDRGAAAEATAYLLGRGCRDIAYVAAPASSSSAGASRAEHFSRAARERGYRDAMSAAGVPARVEALPPLPPAGAYERRLGHVLRSHVALLSRRDRPEAVLCEADGRVMLAAASEAGLRVPGELAVFGIDNDPGGDVRIAMDRLVVPFWAMGRSAVEEVCGLIEEPDRPRPPVVLPFEFHRAGTVA
- a CDS encoding DUF1559 family PulG-like putative transporter codes for the protein MSARSDRLPQRFSGPRHAARPAGFTLIELLVVISIIALLIGILLPALGAARASARSALCKSNLRQQGIGFNAYAADFKDFLPVGSYGVPGTGWTVSIWDVFVDEGYMEGPTETDFNPTGAPGTSLRPGVVGTAFYCPGSEDSVSSSVSINGVPGYANGKTDTPAHAVGRRTFNRVGKADRFIDSWYQVNGSFIDAPGKVQRIPWFPLNAFSRDYTPVHARLFDFDDPSGMAGILDGYAAHNLNTAAVPTNRHPAGEAGTVQLDGHVEAIQAGVNPQTIKDRTTKNVFVDKAESLQMPVQLRVAETFP